In the Populus trichocarpa isolate Nisqually-1 chromosome 1, P.trichocarpa_v4.1, whole genome shotgun sequence genome, one interval contains:
- the LOC18096000 gene encoding nuclear pore complex protein NUP98A isoform X2, whose amino-acid sequence MFGASNPFGQSSNSPFGTTQPVFGQASNVSSGPFALKPFGSPTTPFGAQTGSSIFGGTSTGMFGAPQTSSFSATNAFGSSTPAFGASTTPAFGSSSSSAFGGSSVFGQKPFGGFGSTTQTSPFGNTNQQPQPGFGSTTQTSPFGNTNQQPQPGFGNTNQQPQPGFGSTTQTSPFGNTNQQPQPGFGNTNQQPQPGFGNNSLFGSTPFGAPSQSAFGAASTPAFGTTTAPAFGATSTTPAFGSTSTTPAFGAPSTTPAFGSTATPGFGSTGASYTSSPLFGAGGAFGTSTSVFGSSATTPAFGGLTGSGFGTPTTSAFGATTTSAFGATSSPSFTFSSSPGFGQSTSTFGSSPFGSTTSTFPAQPSPFGAQPTTSAFGNTGFAQPGFGGHRPGTRAAPYAETAEAEGGAQAGKLVSISAMPAYKDKSHEELRWEDYQLGDKGGPLPPGQSPGGAGYSMSTPQANPFAPSTGLGQTSTNMFSSTATNLFAPKTQTSTPSFTTASPFGPSTSSNLFQPSTPAFSVGSSPSLFGSTSMPNFSTTPSLFSSTTGQGNASPFGSNMFNNTQSSLSFPSTTPSMGQTTAFPQSNPFGPSTTSSLFNSPATGGLFSSTQSQITPNLGGFNQMTPSQPAQNAGIFSLNFSQTQAAGNSGFAGVSSNFGQPFTTQNAVAVQPVPITNPFGTLPAMPQVSFGRAGTTPSVQYGISTMPVVEKPSPIRISSLLTSRHLSQRRIRLPMRKYYPKHDGPKVPFFSDEEETPSTPKADALFIPRENPRALVIRPMDQWPSRESAEKASPLNASAPVHENGKFSVSEDACPSNGSTAGDKNKNSAENGVIKEQVKVNQKPNGVHEDHATQKEESYMTLSGHRAGEAAIVYEHGADIEALMPKLRRSDYFTEPRIQELAAKERARPGFCRHVKDFVVGRHGYGSIKFLVETDVRRLDLESLVQFNNREVIVYMDDSKKPPVGQGLNKPAEVTLLNIKCIDKKTGRQFTEGPKIERYKEMLKRKAEDQGAEFVSYDPVKGEWKFKVNHFSKYMLEDEGEEDWDVVQATCNKVDDCLVLKE is encoded by the exons CTTTTGCTCTGAAACCCTTTGGTAGTCCAACAACTCCTTTTGGTGCACAAACAGGGAGTTCCATATTTGGGGGCACTTCTACTGGTATGTTTGGTGCACCCCAAACTTCTTCATTCTCTGCCACAAATGCTTTTGGTAGCTCAACGCCTGCTTTTGGAGCATCTACTACCCCTGCATTTGGTAGTTCGTCATCATCAGCATTTGGTg GTTCTTCTGTTTTTGGTCAGAAGCCCTTCGGAGGCTTTGGGTCTACCACTCAAACAAGTCCATTTGGAAACACAAATCAACAGCCACAGCCAGGCTTTGGGTCTACCACTCAAACGAGTCCTTTTGGAAACACAAATCAGCAGCCACAGCCAGGCTTTGGAAACACAAATCAGCAGCCACAGCCAGGCTTTGGGTCTACCACTCAAACAAGTCCGTTTGGAAACACAAATCAGCAGCCACAGCCAGGCTTTGGAAACACAAATCAGCAGCCACAGCCAGGCTTTGGAAACAATAGTTTATTTGGTTCAACACCTTTTGGTGCGCCATCTCAGTCTGCATTTGGTGCTGCTAGTACTCCAGCCTTTGGTACGACGACTGCCCCAGCCTTTGGTGCCACAAGCACCACTCCAGCCTTTGGTTCCACAAGCACCACTCCAGCCTTTGGCGCCCCAAGCACCACTCCAGCCTTTGGCTCAACAGCAACTCCAGGTTTTGGTAGTACAGGAGCTTCCTATACCAGTTCGCCACTGTTTGGAGCTGGTGGAGCTTTTGGAACTTCCACTTCAGTTTTTGGATCTTCAGCTACTACACCTGCTTTTGGGGGTTTGACTGGTTCTGGCTTTGGCACTCCAACCACTTCTGCCTTTGGGGCTACAACTACTTCTGCCTTTGGGGCTACATCTTCCCCATCCTTTACGTTTTCATCAAGTCCAGGTTTTGGCCAATCAACTTCTACTTTTGGGAGCAGCCCATTTGGAAGTACTACATCTACTTTTCCTGCCCAGCCTTCTCCCTTTG GAGCTCAGCCTACAACATCAGCATTTGGAAACACTGGCTTTGCCCAGCCAGGGTTTGGGGGGCACCGTCCTGGAACTAGAGCAGCACCTTATGCAGAAACTGCTGAGGCAGAAGGTGGTGCACAGGCTGGAAAATTAGTGTCAATATCAGCCATGCCTGCCTACAAAGATAAAAGCCATGAAGAGCTAAGGTGGGAGGACTATCAATTGGGAGACAAAG GTGGACCGCTTCCTCCTGGTCAATCTCCTGGTGGGGCTGGATATAGCATGTCTACCCCACAGGCGAATCCTTTTGCTCCTTCAACTGGACTTGGTCAAACATCTACAAATATGTTTTCTTCAACAGCCACAAACCTGTTTGCTCCAAAAACTCAAACATCTACACCTTCATTCACCACCGCCTCCCCTTTTGGCCCTTCAACGTCATCCAACCTCTTTCAGCCATCAACACCTGCATTCTCAGTTGGTTCATCTCCATCTCTTTTTGGATCAACAAGCATGCCTAATTTTAGTACAACACCATCCTTGTTTAGTTCTACTACAGGCCAAGGAAATGCTTCACCATTTGGTTCCAATATGTTTAATAACACTCAATCATCTCTCTCATTCCCATCTACCACACCTTCAATGGGGCAGACAACTGCATTTCCACAGTCCAATCCATTTGGACCAAGTACCACCAGTTCCTTGTTCAATAGCCCTGCTACTGGCGGCCTTTTCTCAAGCACTCAATCTCAGATAACTCCAAACCTTGGGGGGTTTAATCAAATGACT CCATCTCAACCAGCTCAGAATGCAGGTATTTTTTCCTTGAACTTCAGTCAGACACAAGcag CTGGTAACAGTGGCTTTGCTGGTGTATCAAGTAATTTTGGACAACC GTTTACCACACAAAATGCTGTTGCTGTACAACCAGTGCCTATTACAAATCCATTTGGAACACTTCCTGCAATGCCTCAAGTGTCCTTTGGTCGAGCTGGAACTACACCTTCAGTTCAATATGGAATCTCCACTATGCCT GTTGTTGAGAAACCCTCTCCCATTAGAATATCATCTTTATTGACTTCTAGGCACTTGTCACAGAGGAGGATCAGGTTGCCCATGAGGAAATATTATCCTAAGCATGATGGACCAAAG GTTCCATTTTtcagtgatgaagaagaaacaCCCAGCACACCGAAGGCAGATGCTCTTTTCATTCCAAGGGAAAACCCAAGAGCTCTAGTCATTCGTCCTATGGACCAGTGGCCTTCAAGGGAAAGTGCAGAGAAAGCATCTCCATTGAATGCATCAGCACCTGTACACGAGAACG GAAAATTTTCAGTATCAGAAGATGCTTGTCCCTCAAATGGTTCCACTGCTGGTGATAAAAATA AAAATTCAGCTGAGAATGGTGTAATCAAGGAGCAAGTTAAAGTCAACCAGAAACCTAATGGAGTCCATGAGGATCATGCGACTCAGAAAGAGGAGTCCTACATGACACTTAGTGGTCACAGAGCTGGTGAGGCTGCAATTGTGTATGAGCATGGAGCGGATATTGAGGCACTAATGCCAAAACTCCGACGTTCTGACTATTTCACCGAGCCTCGTATCCAGGAACTGGCAGCCAAGGAGAGGGCTAGACCGGGATTCTGCCGACATGTTAAGGATTTTGTGGTTGGAAGGCATGGCTATGGAAGCATCAAGTTCCTGGTTGAAACAGATGTTCGAAGGCTTGATCTTGAGTCCCTTGTTCAGTTTAATAACCGTGAAGTTATCGTGTACATGGATGATAGCAAGAAACCGCCTGTCGGACAGGGTCTCAACAAGCCTGCTGAGGTAACACTTCTCAACATAAAATGCATCGACAAAAAGACTGGACGGCAGTTCACAGAAGGACCAAAAATCGAGAGATACAAGGAGATGCTCAAAAGAAAAGCTGAAGACCAAGGCGCCGAATTTGTTTCTTATGACCCTGTTAAAGGAGAGTGGAAGTTCAAGGTCAACCATTTCAGCAAGTACATGCTGGAGGATGAAGGGGAGGAGGATTGGGATGTTGTGCAAGCTACCTGTAATAAAGTTGATGACTGCTTGGTACTGAAGGAGTGA
- the LOC18096000 gene encoding nuclear pore complex protein NUP98A isoform X10, with product MFGASNPFGQSSNSPFGTTQPVFGQASNVSSGPFALKPFGSPTTPFGAQTGSSIFGGTSTGMFGAPQTSSFSATNAFGSSTPAFGASTTPAFGSSSSSAFGGSSVFGQKPFGGFGSTTQTSPFGNTNQQPQPGGFGSTTQTSPFGNTNQQPQPGFGNTNQQPQPGFGNNSLFGSTPFGAPSQSAFGAASTPAFGTTTAPAFGATSTTPAFGSTSTTPAFGAPSTTPAFGSTATPGFGSTGASYTSSPLFGAGGAFGTSTSVFGSSATTPAFGGLTGSGFGTPTTSAFGATTTSAFGATSSPSFTFSSSPGFGQSTSTFGSSPFGSTTSTFPAQPSPFGAQPTTSAFGNTGFAQPGFGGHRPGTRAAPYAETAEAEGGAQAGKLVSISAMPAYKDKSHEELRWEDYQLGDKGGPLPPGQSPGGAGYSMSTPQANPFAPSTGLGQTSTNMFSSTATNLFAPKTQTSTPSFTTASPFGPSTSSNLFQPSTPAFSVGSSPSLFGSTSMPNFSTTPSLFSSTTGQGNASPFGSNMFNNTQSSLSFPSTTPSMGQTTAFPQSNPFGPSTTSSLFNSPATGGLFSSTQSQITPNLGGFNQMTPSQPAQNAGIFSLNFSQTQAAGNSGFAGVSSNFGQPFTTQNAVAVQPVPITNPFGTLPAMPQVSFGRAGTTPSVQYGISTMPVVEKPSPIRISSLLTSRHLSQRRIRLPMRKYYPKHDGPKVPFFSDEEETPSTPKADALFIPRENPRALVIRPMDQWPSRESAEKASPLNASAPVHENGKFSVSEDACPSNGSTAGDKNKNSAENGVIKEQVKVNQKPNGVHEDHATQKEESYMTLSGHRAGEAAIVYEHGADIEALMPKLRRSDYFTEPRIQELAAKERARPGFCRHVKDFVVGRHGYGSIKFLVETDVRRLDLESLVQFNNREVIVYMDDSKKPPVGQGLNKPAEVTLLNIKCIDKKTGRQFTEGPKIERYKEMLKRKAEDQGAEFVSYDPVKGEWKFKVNHFSKYMLEDEGEEDWDVVQATCNKVDDCLVLKE from the exons CTTTTGCTCTGAAACCCTTTGGTAGTCCAACAACTCCTTTTGGTGCACAAACAGGGAGTTCCATATTTGGGGGCACTTCTACTGGTATGTTTGGTGCACCCCAAACTTCTTCATTCTCTGCCACAAATGCTTTTGGTAGCTCAACGCCTGCTTTTGGAGCATCTACTACCCCTGCATTTGGTAGTTCGTCATCATCAGCATTTGGTg GTTCTTCTGTTTTTGGTCAGAAGCCCTTCGGAGGCTTTGGGTCTACCACTCAAACAAGTCCATTTGGAAACACAAATCAACAGCCACAGCCAGG AGGCTTTGGGTCTACCACTCAAACAAGTCCGTTTGGAAACACAAATCAGCAGCCACAGCCAGGCTTTGGAAACACAAATCAGCAGCCACAGCCAGGCTTTGGAAACAATAGTTTATTTGGTTCAACACCTTTTGGTGCGCCATCTCAGTCTGCATTTGGTGCTGCTAGTACTCCAGCCTTTGGTACGACGACTGCCCCAGCCTTTGGTGCCACAAGCACCACTCCAGCCTTTGGTTCCACAAGCACCACTCCAGCCTTTGGCGCCCCAAGCACCACTCCAGCCTTTGGCTCAACAGCAACTCCAGGTTTTGGTAGTACAGGAGCTTCCTATACCAGTTCGCCACTGTTTGGAGCTGGTGGAGCTTTTGGAACTTCCACTTCAGTTTTTGGATCTTCAGCTACTACACCTGCTTTTGGGGGTTTGACTGGTTCTGGCTTTGGCACTCCAACCACTTCTGCCTTTGGGGCTACAACTACTTCTGCCTTTGGGGCTACATCTTCCCCATCCTTTACGTTTTCATCAAGTCCAGGTTTTGGCCAATCAACTTCTACTTTTGGGAGCAGCCCATTTGGAAGTACTACATCTACTTTTCCTGCCCAGCCTTCTCCCTTTG GAGCTCAGCCTACAACATCAGCATTTGGAAACACTGGCTTTGCCCAGCCAGGGTTTGGGGGGCACCGTCCTGGAACTAGAGCAGCACCTTATGCAGAAACTGCTGAGGCAGAAGGTGGTGCACAGGCTGGAAAATTAGTGTCAATATCAGCCATGCCTGCCTACAAAGATAAAAGCCATGAAGAGCTAAGGTGGGAGGACTATCAATTGGGAGACAAAG GTGGACCGCTTCCTCCTGGTCAATCTCCTGGTGGGGCTGGATATAGCATGTCTACCCCACAGGCGAATCCTTTTGCTCCTTCAACTGGACTTGGTCAAACATCTACAAATATGTTTTCTTCAACAGCCACAAACCTGTTTGCTCCAAAAACTCAAACATCTACACCTTCATTCACCACCGCCTCCCCTTTTGGCCCTTCAACGTCATCCAACCTCTTTCAGCCATCAACACCTGCATTCTCAGTTGGTTCATCTCCATCTCTTTTTGGATCAACAAGCATGCCTAATTTTAGTACAACACCATCCTTGTTTAGTTCTACTACAGGCCAAGGAAATGCTTCACCATTTGGTTCCAATATGTTTAATAACACTCAATCATCTCTCTCATTCCCATCTACCACACCTTCAATGGGGCAGACAACTGCATTTCCACAGTCCAATCCATTTGGACCAAGTACCACCAGTTCCTTGTTCAATAGCCCTGCTACTGGCGGCCTTTTCTCAAGCACTCAATCTCAGATAACTCCAAACCTTGGGGGGTTTAATCAAATGACT CCATCTCAACCAGCTCAGAATGCAGGTATTTTTTCCTTGAACTTCAGTCAGACACAAGcag CTGGTAACAGTGGCTTTGCTGGTGTATCAAGTAATTTTGGACAACC GTTTACCACACAAAATGCTGTTGCTGTACAACCAGTGCCTATTACAAATCCATTTGGAACACTTCCTGCAATGCCTCAAGTGTCCTTTGGTCGAGCTGGAACTACACCTTCAGTTCAATATGGAATCTCCACTATGCCT GTTGTTGAGAAACCCTCTCCCATTAGAATATCATCTTTATTGACTTCTAGGCACTTGTCACAGAGGAGGATCAGGTTGCCCATGAGGAAATATTATCCTAAGCATGATGGACCAAAG GTTCCATTTTtcagtgatgaagaagaaacaCCCAGCACACCGAAGGCAGATGCTCTTTTCATTCCAAGGGAAAACCCAAGAGCTCTAGTCATTCGTCCTATGGACCAGTGGCCTTCAAGGGAAAGTGCAGAGAAAGCATCTCCATTGAATGCATCAGCACCTGTACACGAGAACG GAAAATTTTCAGTATCAGAAGATGCTTGTCCCTCAAATGGTTCCACTGCTGGTGATAAAAATA AAAATTCAGCTGAGAATGGTGTAATCAAGGAGCAAGTTAAAGTCAACCAGAAACCTAATGGAGTCCATGAGGATCATGCGACTCAGAAAGAGGAGTCCTACATGACACTTAGTGGTCACAGAGCTGGTGAGGCTGCAATTGTGTATGAGCATGGAGCGGATATTGAGGCACTAATGCCAAAACTCCGACGTTCTGACTATTTCACCGAGCCTCGTATCCAGGAACTGGCAGCCAAGGAGAGGGCTAGACCGGGATTCTGCCGACATGTTAAGGATTTTGTGGTTGGAAGGCATGGCTATGGAAGCATCAAGTTCCTGGTTGAAACAGATGTTCGAAGGCTTGATCTTGAGTCCCTTGTTCAGTTTAATAACCGTGAAGTTATCGTGTACATGGATGATAGCAAGAAACCGCCTGTCGGACAGGGTCTCAACAAGCCTGCTGAGGTAACACTTCTCAACATAAAATGCATCGACAAAAAGACTGGACGGCAGTTCACAGAAGGACCAAAAATCGAGAGATACAAGGAGATGCTCAAAAGAAAAGCTGAAGACCAAGGCGCCGAATTTGTTTCTTATGACCCTGTTAAAGGAGAGTGGAAGTTCAAGGTCAACCATTTCAGCAAGTACATGCTGGAGGATGAAGGGGAGGAGGATTGGGATGTTGTGCAAGCTACCTGTAATAAAGTTGATGACTGCTTGGTACTGAAGGAGTGA
- the LOC18096000 gene encoding nuclear pore complex protein NUP98A isoform X3, producing MFGASNPFGQSSNSPFGTTQPVFGQASNVSSGPFALKPFGSPTTPFGAQTGSSIFGGTSTGMFGAPQTSSFSATNAFGSSTPAFGASTTPAFGSSSSSAFGAGSSVFGQKPFGGFGSTTQTSPFGNTNQQPQPGFGSTTQTSPFGNTNQQPQPGFGNTNQQPQPGFGSTTQTSPFGNTNQQPQPGFGNNSLFGSTPFGAPSQSAFGAASTPAFGTTTAPAFGATSTTPAFGSTSTTPAFGAPSTTPAFGSTATPGFGSTGASYTSSPLFGAGGAFGTSTSVFGSSATTPAFGGLTGSGFGTPTTSAFGATTTSAFGATSSPSFTFSSSPGFGQSTSTFGSSPFGSTTSTFPAQPSPFGAQPTTSAFGNTGFAQPGFGGHRPGTRAAPYAETAEAEGGAQAGKLVSISAMPAYKDKSHEELRWEDYQLGDKGGPLPPGQSPGGAGYSMSTPQANPFAPSTGLGQTSTNMFSSTATNLFAPKTQTSTPSFTTASPFGPSTSSNLFQPSTPAFSVGSSPSLFGSTSMPNFSTTPSLFSSTTGQGNASPFGSNMFNNTQSSLSFPSTTPSMGQTTAFPQSNPFGPSTTSSLFNSPATGGLFSSTQSQITPNLGGFNQMTPSQPAQNAGIFSLNFSQTQAAGNSGFAGVSSNFGQPFTTQNAVAVQPVPITNPFGTLPAMPQVSFGRAGTTPSVQYGISTMPVVEKPSPIRISSLLTSRHLSQRRIRLPMRKYYPKHDGPKVPFFSDEEETPSTPKADALFIPRENPRALVIRPMDQWPSRESAEKASPLNASAPVHENGKFSVSEDACPSNGSTAGDKNKNSAENGVIKEQVKVNQKPNGVHEDHATQKEESYMTLSGHRAGEAAIVYEHGADIEALMPKLRRSDYFTEPRIQELAAKERARPGFCRHVKDFVVGRHGYGSIKFLVETDVRRLDLESLVQFNNREVIVYMDDSKKPPVGQGLNKPAEVTLLNIKCIDKKTGRQFTEGPKIERYKEMLKRKAEDQGAEFVSYDPVKGEWKFKVNHFSKYMLEDEGEEDWDVVQATCNKVDDCLVLKE from the exons CTTTTGCTCTGAAACCCTTTGGTAGTCCAACAACTCCTTTTGGTGCACAAACAGGGAGTTCCATATTTGGGGGCACTTCTACTGGTATGTTTGGTGCACCCCAAACTTCTTCATTCTCTGCCACAAATGCTTTTGGTAGCTCAACGCCTGCTTTTGGAGCATCTACTACCCCTGCATTTGGTAGTTCGTCATCATCAGCATTTGGTg CAGGTTCTTCTGTTTTTGGTCAGAAGCCCTTCGGAGGCTTTGGGTCTACCACTCAAACAAGTCCATTTGGAAACACAAATCAACAGCCACAGCCAGGCTTTGGGTCTACCACTCAAACGAGTCCTTTTGGAAACACAAATCAGCAGCCACAGCCAGGCTTTGGAAACACAAATCAGCAGCCACAGCCAGGCTTTGGGTCTACCACTCAAACAAGTCCGTTTGGAAACACAAATCAGCAGCCACAGCCAG GCTTTGGAAACAATAGTTTATTTGGTTCAACACCTTTTGGTGCGCCATCTCAGTCTGCATTTGGTGCTGCTAGTACTCCAGCCTTTGGTACGACGACTGCCCCAGCCTTTGGTGCCACAAGCACCACTCCAGCCTTTGGTTCCACAAGCACCACTCCAGCCTTTGGCGCCCCAAGCACCACTCCAGCCTTTGGCTCAACAGCAACTCCAGGTTTTGGTAGTACAGGAGCTTCCTATACCAGTTCGCCACTGTTTGGAGCTGGTGGAGCTTTTGGAACTTCCACTTCAGTTTTTGGATCTTCAGCTACTACACCTGCTTTTGGGGGTTTGACTGGTTCTGGCTTTGGCACTCCAACCACTTCTGCCTTTGGGGCTACAACTACTTCTGCCTTTGGGGCTACATCTTCCCCATCCTTTACGTTTTCATCAAGTCCAGGTTTTGGCCAATCAACTTCTACTTTTGGGAGCAGCCCATTTGGAAGTACTACATCTACTTTTCCTGCCCAGCCTTCTCCCTTTG GAGCTCAGCCTACAACATCAGCATTTGGAAACACTGGCTTTGCCCAGCCAGGGTTTGGGGGGCACCGTCCTGGAACTAGAGCAGCACCTTATGCAGAAACTGCTGAGGCAGAAGGTGGTGCACAGGCTGGAAAATTAGTGTCAATATCAGCCATGCCTGCCTACAAAGATAAAAGCCATGAAGAGCTAAGGTGGGAGGACTATCAATTGGGAGACAAAG GTGGACCGCTTCCTCCTGGTCAATCTCCTGGTGGGGCTGGATATAGCATGTCTACCCCACAGGCGAATCCTTTTGCTCCTTCAACTGGACTTGGTCAAACATCTACAAATATGTTTTCTTCAACAGCCACAAACCTGTTTGCTCCAAAAACTCAAACATCTACACCTTCATTCACCACCGCCTCCCCTTTTGGCCCTTCAACGTCATCCAACCTCTTTCAGCCATCAACACCTGCATTCTCAGTTGGTTCATCTCCATCTCTTTTTGGATCAACAAGCATGCCTAATTTTAGTACAACACCATCCTTGTTTAGTTCTACTACAGGCCAAGGAAATGCTTCACCATTTGGTTCCAATATGTTTAATAACACTCAATCATCTCTCTCATTCCCATCTACCACACCTTCAATGGGGCAGACAACTGCATTTCCACAGTCCAATCCATTTGGACCAAGTACCACCAGTTCCTTGTTCAATAGCCCTGCTACTGGCGGCCTTTTCTCAAGCACTCAATCTCAGATAACTCCAAACCTTGGGGGGTTTAATCAAATGACT CCATCTCAACCAGCTCAGAATGCAGGTATTTTTTCCTTGAACTTCAGTCAGACACAAGcag CTGGTAACAGTGGCTTTGCTGGTGTATCAAGTAATTTTGGACAACC GTTTACCACACAAAATGCTGTTGCTGTACAACCAGTGCCTATTACAAATCCATTTGGAACACTTCCTGCAATGCCTCAAGTGTCCTTTGGTCGAGCTGGAACTACACCTTCAGTTCAATATGGAATCTCCACTATGCCT GTTGTTGAGAAACCCTCTCCCATTAGAATATCATCTTTATTGACTTCTAGGCACTTGTCACAGAGGAGGATCAGGTTGCCCATGAGGAAATATTATCCTAAGCATGATGGACCAAAG GTTCCATTTTtcagtgatgaagaagaaacaCCCAGCACACCGAAGGCAGATGCTCTTTTCATTCCAAGGGAAAACCCAAGAGCTCTAGTCATTCGTCCTATGGACCAGTGGCCTTCAAGGGAAAGTGCAGAGAAAGCATCTCCATTGAATGCATCAGCACCTGTACACGAGAACG GAAAATTTTCAGTATCAGAAGATGCTTGTCCCTCAAATGGTTCCACTGCTGGTGATAAAAATA AAAATTCAGCTGAGAATGGTGTAATCAAGGAGCAAGTTAAAGTCAACCAGAAACCTAATGGAGTCCATGAGGATCATGCGACTCAGAAAGAGGAGTCCTACATGACACTTAGTGGTCACAGAGCTGGTGAGGCTGCAATTGTGTATGAGCATGGAGCGGATATTGAGGCACTAATGCCAAAACTCCGACGTTCTGACTATTTCACCGAGCCTCGTATCCAGGAACTGGCAGCCAAGGAGAGGGCTAGACCGGGATTCTGCCGACATGTTAAGGATTTTGTGGTTGGAAGGCATGGCTATGGAAGCATCAAGTTCCTGGTTGAAACAGATGTTCGAAGGCTTGATCTTGAGTCCCTTGTTCAGTTTAATAACCGTGAAGTTATCGTGTACATGGATGATAGCAAGAAACCGCCTGTCGGACAGGGTCTCAACAAGCCTGCTGAGGTAACACTTCTCAACATAAAATGCATCGACAAAAAGACTGGACGGCAGTTCACAGAAGGACCAAAAATCGAGAGATACAAGGAGATGCTCAAAAGAAAAGCTGAAGACCAAGGCGCCGAATTTGTTTCTTATGACCCTGTTAAAGGAGAGTGGAAGTTCAAGGTCAACCATTTCAGCAAGTACATGCTGGAGGATGAAGGGGAGGAGGATTGGGATGTTGTGCAAGCTACCTGTAATAAAGTTGATGACTGCTTGGTACTGAAGGAGTGA